The proteins below come from a single Salinivibrio kushneri genomic window:
- the argR gene encoding transcriptional regulator ArgR, which translates to MRNSEKQDQLVRAFKAILKEEKFSSQGEIVEALRAQGFEGINQSKVSRMLTKFGAVRTRNAKMEMVYCLPIELGVPTTGSALRELVMEIDYNEAVVVIHTGPGAAQLIARLLDSLGKAEGILGAVAGDDTIFITPTRGTSTEALFEAVCDLFEYHY; encoded by the coding sequence ATGCGTAACTCAGAAAAACAAGATCAATTGGTTCGAGCGTTTAAAGCGATCCTCAAAGAAGAAAAATTCAGTTCTCAGGGTGAGATTGTCGAAGCCCTACGTGCTCAAGGATTTGAGGGCATCAACCAGTCGAAAGTATCACGCATGTTGACCAAATTCGGCGCGGTGCGAACACGCAACGCCAAAATGGAAATGGTCTACTGCTTACCGATCGAACTCGGCGTTCCCACTACCGGCAGCGCCTTGCGTGAGTTGGTGATGGAAATCGACTATAACGAGGCTGTGGTAGTGATCCATACAGGGCCAGGGGCGGCGCAACTGATCGCTCGCCTACTTGACTCTCTGGGCAAGGCCGAAGGCATCCTGGGCGCCGTAGCCGGAGACGACACCATCTTTATCACGCCCACCCGCGGTACCAGCACGGAAGCCTTATTTGAGGCCGTGTGCGATCTGTTTGAATATCATTATTGA
- a CDS encoding TRAP transporter permease, with protein sequence MTKTHQSSPDVQDMVAQADTGARSPDGLSGRILWLVPLCWSLFQLWYASPLPFALDFGVLNNTEARSLHLAFAMFLAYTAYPARKTSPRDRVPLLDWVFALAGSLAAGYLFLFYNQLADRAGAYTSFDITVAAIGMVLMLEATRRALGPPLMVVAGVFLLYTFAGPYMPDVIAHKGASLNKAMSHLWLTTEGVFGVALGVSTSFVFLFVLFGALLDRAGAGGYFIKVAFSLLGHMRGGPAKAAVVASGLSGLVSGSSIANVVTTGTFTIPLMKRVGFPSHKAGAVEVAASTNGQLTPPIMGAAAFLMVEYVGISYVEVIKAALLPALISYIALIYIVHLEACKAGMQGLPRRHTSTLLQKLFSCMTVFVGLLVLSAAVYYGIGWTKDVFGAMATVIIGLLTLIAYVLLVRYSAQYKSEAAEDPAAADLSEVPEPGPTVRSGLYYLLPIGVLVWCLTVERFSPGLSAFWATVFMIFIILTQRPLIAYFNQRSNFKEEIRDGVTDLAEAFVTGARNMIGIGVATAAAGIVVGTVTLTGIGLVMTDFVEFISGGNIFLMLLFTAVISLLLGMGLPTTANYIVVSTLMAPVIVTLGAQQGLIIPLIAVHLFVFYFGILADDTPPVGLAAFAAAAIAKSDPIRTGVQGFTYDIRTAILPFMFIFNTQLLLLDLDGPFHLILTIVSATIAMLAFSAATQGWWMTKNKWWETALLLLITFSLFRPGFWWDEVYPPTTSFPGTEITRVAEQLPEGKPLQLEVEGENFFGEQVSKHVVLPVDHSLESGEARINDTGLMLREEDDKLLVDMIQFGSDADKAGIDFDWQIKTVTIDNVRPWKEWVFVPTLLLLALLGWNQRRRIRQA encoded by the coding sequence ATGACGAAGACACATCAATCGTCTCCTGATGTGCAAGACATGGTGGCGCAAGCAGATACAGGCGCACGCTCACCGGATGGACTATCAGGACGTATTCTTTGGCTGGTACCACTTTGCTGGTCCCTATTTCAGCTTTGGTATGCGTCGCCGCTACCTTTTGCGCTCGACTTTGGCGTTCTCAACAACACAGAAGCACGCTCGCTCCATTTAGCATTCGCGATGTTTTTGGCTTACACCGCCTACCCCGCGCGAAAGACCTCACCACGTGATCGGGTGCCATTACTCGATTGGGTATTTGCCCTAGCGGGCAGTTTAGCCGCCGGTTATCTCTTCCTTTTTTATAATCAGCTCGCAGACCGTGCCGGCGCTTATACCTCGTTTGATATCACCGTTGCCGCCATTGGTATGGTTCTGATGCTAGAGGCAACACGCCGAGCCCTTGGCCCACCGCTCATGGTGGTAGCCGGTGTGTTCTTACTGTATACCTTTGCCGGCCCCTACATGCCGGACGTCATCGCCCATAAAGGCGCGAGTTTAAATAAAGCCATGTCACATTTGTGGCTGACGACCGAAGGGGTATTCGGGGTGGCACTGGGGGTGTCTACCTCATTTGTGTTCCTGTTTGTTCTGTTCGGTGCCTTGCTCGACCGCGCCGGTGCCGGTGGCTATTTTATTAAAGTCGCTTTTTCACTACTCGGTCATATGCGTGGCGGCCCCGCCAAAGCGGCAGTGGTTGCCTCTGGTTTATCCGGCCTTGTCTCAGGCTCGTCGATTGCTAACGTCGTCACCACCGGGACTTTCACCATTCCGTTGATGAAGCGTGTAGGCTTTCCAAGTCATAAAGCAGGGGCGGTGGAAGTTGCCGCCTCAACCAATGGTCAGCTCACCCCTCCGATTATGGGGGCCGCGGCATTCTTGATGGTCGAATACGTGGGGATTTCCTACGTAGAAGTAATTAAAGCCGCGCTACTTCCAGCACTGATCTCTTACATTGCGCTAATTTACATCGTGCACTTAGAAGCGTGTAAGGCTGGGATGCAGGGCCTACCGCGCCGCCACACCAGCACCTTGCTACAAAAACTGTTCTCATGTATGACCGTGTTTGTGGGCTTACTGGTCCTCAGCGCTGCGGTCTATTACGGTATCGGTTGGACCAAAGATGTGTTCGGTGCCATGGCAACCGTTATCATTGGCCTGCTGACACTAATCGCTTATGTACTGTTGGTGCGCTATTCCGCTCAGTACAAATCCGAAGCGGCAGAAGACCCTGCCGCCGCCGATTTGTCCGAAGTGCCGGAGCCAGGCCCCACCGTACGTTCTGGCTTGTACTATTTGTTGCCTATTGGCGTATTGGTTTGGTGTTTGACGGTTGAGCGCTTCTCGCCAGGGCTCTCTGCGTTTTGGGCGACTGTGTTTATGATTTTTATCATTCTCACCCAGCGTCCACTCATTGCCTACTTCAACCAGCGCTCTAACTTTAAAGAAGAAATTCGCGACGGGGTGACGGATTTAGCGGAAGCCTTTGTCACCGGTGCACGCAACATGATTGGTATCGGTGTCGCCACCGCAGCAGCGGGGATTGTGGTGGGTACGGTCACCCTCACTGGCATCGGGTTGGTGATGACAGACTTCGTCGAGTTTATCTCCGGCGGCAACATCTTCCTGATGTTGCTGTTTACCGCGGTGATCAGCTTATTGTTGGGGATGGGGCTACCGACCACCGCCAACTATATCGTGGTCTCTACCCTGATGGCGCCAGTCATTGTCACCCTGGGTGCACAGCAAGGGCTGATTATTCCACTGATCGCGGTTCATTTGTTCGTGTTCTACTTCGGCATTCTTGCCGATGACACGCCCCCTGTGGGTTTGGCTGCCTTTGCGGCGGCGGCCATTGCTAAGTCGGATCCGATACGAACAGGTGTACAAGGTTTTACCTACGACATCCGTACTGCGATCTTGCCGTTTATGTTTATCTTCAACACCCAGTTGTTGTTGCTCGATCTCGATGGCCCCTTCCACCTGATTTTAACCATTGTGTCGGCGACCATCGCGATGCTGGCGTTCTCTGCCGCGACACAGGGCTGGTGGATGACTAAAAACAAATGGTGGGAGACCGCCTTATTGTTATTGATTACCTTCTCCCTTTTCCGTCCAGGTTTTTGGTGGGACGAAGTGTATCCACCGACCACCAGCTTCCCAGGCACAGAGATCACCCGTGTGGCAGAGCAGCTACCAGAAGGAAAACCGTTGCAGCTTGAAGTGGAAGGGGAAAACTTCTTTGGTGAGCAAGTCTCCAAACACGTGGTATTGCCTGTGGATCATAGCCTTGAAAGCGGTGAAGCCCGCATTAACGACACGGGCTTAATGCTTCGCGAGGAAGATGACAAGTTGTTGGTAGACATGATCCAATTTGGTAGTGACGCTGACAAAGCAGGTATTGATTTTGATTGGCAAATCAAAACAGTGACCATAGATAATGTCCGCCCGTGGAAAGAGTGGGTGTTTGTTCCTACCCTCTTGCTCTTGGCATTGTTGGGGTGGAATCAGCGCCGTCGTATTCGCCAAGCCTAA
- a CDS encoding universal stress protein → MYKHILVPVDLNDESFADKAVDHAVWLASQSGAKIHLLTVLPGIHNSMVASYFPEEAANKMKRDMKRNLQGFADKYVPKGVACQVSVEEGKPYKGIIKTAERIGCDLIVMPSHKRSRVNKMMLGSVAAKVLEGASVHVMVLKP, encoded by the coding sequence ATGTATAAACATATCTTGGTTCCGGTTGATTTGAACGACGAAAGCTTTGCAGACAAGGCCGTTGATCACGCTGTATGGCTCGCCAGCCAGTCAGGTGCCAAAATACACCTGCTCACTGTACTTCCCGGCATTCACAATTCGATGGTCGCCTCTTACTTCCCTGAAGAAGCCGCCAATAAAATGAAACGCGATATGAAACGCAACTTACAAGGATTTGCGGATAAATATGTCCCCAAAGGCGTGGCCTGTCAGGTATCGGTTGAAGAAGGGAAGCCTTACAAGGGGATCATTAAAACGGCTGAGCGCATCGGCTGCGATCTGATTGTGATGCCAAGCCATAAGCGTTCACGCGTCAATAAAATGATGCTGGGCTCAGTTGCCGCCAAAGTGCTCGAGGGCGCGAGTGTCCATGTGATGGTGCTAAAACCTTAG
- a CDS encoding flavin prenyltransferase UbiX, producing MADKRITLAWTGASGAPYGLRLLECLLAQEYQVFLLISSAARVVLATEHGLKLPAGPDAAKKVLVEHLQCHTDKLVVCGKEDWFSPVASGSAAPKQMVVCPCSAGSLSSIAHGLSDNLIERAADVVLKERGQLLLVVRETPFSTLHLENMHKLSQMGVTIMPAAPGFYHQPQSIDDLVDFMVARILDHLGAEQTLVPRWGYDQRER from the coding sequence ATGGCGGATAAACGTATCACACTGGCGTGGACAGGCGCATCCGGTGCGCCCTACGGCCTACGTTTGCTCGAGTGCCTGCTTGCGCAAGAATATCAGGTCTTTTTACTGATCTCGTCGGCTGCACGTGTGGTGTTGGCGACCGAGCATGGTCTGAAGTTACCTGCTGGGCCTGACGCGGCGAAAAAGGTGTTAGTGGAACATTTACAGTGCCACACCGATAAGTTGGTGGTGTGTGGCAAAGAGGATTGGTTTTCACCGGTTGCTTCAGGGTCCGCGGCGCCGAAGCAAATGGTGGTGTGTCCCTGCTCGGCAGGCTCGCTATCGTCCATTGCGCATGGGTTGTCTGATAACCTTATTGAGCGCGCGGCGGATGTGGTGCTTAAAGAGCGCGGACAGTTGCTCTTGGTGGTGCGCGAGACACCGTTTTCGACCTTGCACTTAGAAAATATGCACAAGCTGTCGCAGATGGGGGTGACGATTATGCCCGCCGCGCCCGGTTTTTATCATCAGCCTCAGTCGATTGACGACCTCGTAGACTTTATGGTGGCGCGCATTTTGGACCACTTGGGGGCTGAACAAACCTTGGTGCCGCGTTGGGGATATGATCAACGTGAGCGGTGA
- the mpl gene encoding UDP-N-acetylmuramate:L-alanyl-gamma-D-glutamyl-meso-diaminopimelate ligase: MHIHILGICGTFMGGAAMLAKQLGHRVTGSDSHVYPPMSTLLESQGIDIIEGYDPAQLSPAPDLVVIGNAMSRGNPCVEAVLNQGLPYTSGPQWLHDFLLQDRWVLAVSGTHGKTTTASMLAWILEDCGYAPGFLIGGVASNFNASARLGDSPFFVVEADEYDSAFFDKRSKFIHYQPKTLVINNLEFDHADIFDDLAAIQKQFHHVVRTVPGIGQIIAPSDDANVAEMLAMGCWSECVYAGPDGQWQSVKKDPAGSQFDVYFAGELVGTVSWDLVGDHNVRNALMAIAAARHVGVTPDLACQSLEKFINTKRRLEWRGEQAGVTVYDDFAHHPTAIRLTLEGLRAKVGSGRILAVLEPRSNTMKQGVHKDTLAASLAHADAVFLYQPQGLDWSLEAVVDSCAQPAHIHADIDDLVTALSEQAQAGDTVLVMSNGGFGGIHDKLLTALASKEAVYGG; encoded by the coding sequence ATGCATATTCATATTTTAGGCATCTGCGGGACTTTTATGGGTGGCGCAGCCATGCTGGCAAAACAACTTGGGCACAGGGTGACGGGCTCTGACAGCCATGTTTACCCACCGATGAGCACGCTACTCGAATCTCAGGGCATTGATATTATCGAAGGTTATGATCCGGCTCAGCTTTCTCCCGCCCCAGATTTAGTGGTGATTGGCAATGCCATGAGCCGTGGCAACCCTTGTGTCGAGGCGGTCCTCAATCAAGGTTTGCCGTATACGTCAGGTCCACAATGGCTGCATGATTTTCTCCTGCAAGACCGCTGGGTACTCGCGGTCTCTGGCACCCATGGAAAGACCACCACCGCGAGTATGCTGGCGTGGATTTTAGAAGACTGTGGCTACGCACCCGGTTTTTTGATTGGCGGGGTGGCGAGTAACTTTAATGCGTCGGCGCGATTAGGCGATAGCCCGTTTTTCGTGGTGGAAGCCGATGAATATGACAGTGCGTTTTTCGATAAGCGCTCTAAGTTTATTCATTACCAACCGAAAACTTTGGTGATCAACAATCTTGAGTTCGATCATGCTGATATTTTTGATGATCTGGCGGCGATCCAGAAGCAATTCCACCATGTCGTACGTACCGTGCCGGGGATTGGGCAAATCATTGCGCCCTCGGACGATGCCAATGTCGCAGAGATGCTTGCCATGGGGTGCTGGAGTGAATGCGTCTATGCGGGGCCGGATGGTCAGTGGCAGAGCGTGAAAAAAGACCCGGCTGGCAGCCAATTTGACGTGTACTTTGCCGGTGAGCTCGTGGGGACAGTGAGCTGGGATTTGGTCGGTGATCACAACGTGCGTAATGCCTTGATGGCGATAGCAGCGGCGCGCCATGTGGGGGTGACACCTGATTTGGCCTGCCAGTCGCTCGAGAAATTTATCAATACCAAGCGTCGGCTTGAGTGGCGCGGCGAGCAAGCCGGTGTCACTGTGTATGACGATTTTGCCCACCACCCGACGGCGATTCGACTGACCCTTGAGGGCTTGCGCGCGAAAGTAGGCAGTGGCCGTATTCTGGCGGTGTTAGAGCCACGCTCCAATACCATGAAGCAAGGGGTGCACAAAGACACCTTGGCAGCATCATTAGCGCATGCTGACGCGGTGTTCTTATATCAACCGCAAGGGCTAGATTGGTCGCTAGAAGCGGTGGTGGACAGCTGCGCACAGCCTGCCCATATCCATGCCGATATTGATGATCTGGTGACTGCCCTGAGTGAGCAAGCCCAAGCAGGCGATACCGTGCTGGTGATGAGTAATGGCGGCTTTGGTGGCATTCACGACAAGCTGCTAACAGCATTGGCGAGTAAGGAGGCGGTTTATGGCGGATAA
- the fbp gene encoding class 1 fructose-bisphosphatase, producing the protein MPDIKTLGEYIVEKQHAFPHASGDLSSLLASIRLAAKIVNREINKAGLVDIAGAIGTENAQGEEQQKLDVYANEKFKAAMEARDQVCGVASEEEDDAVIFNKQLNRNAKYVVLIDPLDGSSNIDVNVSVGTIFSIYHRVSPVGTPPTEEDFLQPGHRQVAAGYIIYGSSTMLVYTTGDGVHGFTYDPSLGLFCLSHENMTIPKEGSIYSINEGNYIKFPQGVKKYIKYCQENVPNEKRPYTSRYIGSLVADFHRNLLKGGIYLYPSTLAYPNGKLRLLYECNPMAFIIEQAGGKATDGTQRIMDIAPNELHQRVPFFVGSSNMVDKVEEYLDAYPDHDDE; encoded by the coding sequence ATGCCCGACATTAAGACCCTCGGCGAGTACATTGTTGAGAAGCAACACGCATTTCCGCACGCCAGCGGTGATTTATCTTCTCTTCTCGCCTCCATCCGTCTGGCCGCCAAAATTGTTAACCGTGAAATCAACAAAGCCGGCTTGGTCGACATTGCTGGCGCGATTGGCACGGAAAACGCGCAAGGTGAAGAGCAGCAAAAACTCGACGTCTATGCCAACGAAAAATTTAAAGCCGCGATGGAAGCGCGCGACCAAGTGTGTGGCGTCGCCAGTGAAGAAGAAGATGACGCGGTTATTTTTAATAAACAGCTCAACCGTAATGCCAAATATGTGGTATTGATTGACCCACTTGATGGCTCCTCTAACATTGATGTTAATGTGTCTGTTGGCACTATTTTCTCTATCTATCACCGCGTATCACCGGTAGGGACTCCACCCACCGAAGAAGATTTTCTCCAGCCTGGCCACCGCCAAGTCGCCGCCGGCTATATCATTTACGGCTCATCGACCATGTTGGTTTACACCACGGGTGATGGTGTGCATGGCTTCACGTATGACCCGTCCCTCGGCCTGTTTTGCCTGTCTCACGAAAACATGACTATCCCCAAAGAAGGCAGCATTTATTCCATTAACGAGGGTAACTATATTAAGTTCCCGCAGGGCGTCAAAAAATACATCAAGTACTGTCAAGAAAACGTCCCTAACGAAAAACGCCCTTACACGTCGCGTTATATTGGCTCTTTGGTCGCTGACTTTCACCGCAACCTGCTTAAAGGCGGTATTTACCTTTACCCCAGCACGCTCGCCTACCCCAATGGCAAACTGCGCTTGCTGTATGAGTGCAACCCGATGGCCTTTATTATTGAGCAAGCCGGCGGCAAAGCAACCGATGGCACCCAGCGCATCATGGACATTGCTCCGAATGAACTTCATCAACGCGTGCCTTTCTTTGTTGGCTCAAGCAATATGGTCGATAAAGTCGAAGAATACCTCGACGCTTATCCGGATCATGACGACGAATAA
- the ppa gene encoding inorganic diphosphatase, with amino-acid sequence MSLNQVPAGKELPEDIYVVIEIPANADPIKYEVDKDSGAVFVDRFMATPMFYPCNYGYVNHTLSLDGDPVDVLVPTPFPLVPGSVIRCRPVGVLKMTDESGEDAKVIAVPHSKLTKEYDHVKDVNDLPELLKAQITHFFERYKELEAGKWVKVDGWEDAQAAKDEILSSFERAKQ; translated from the coding sequence ATGAGCCTGAACCAGGTCCCTGCGGGCAAAGAGCTGCCTGAAGATATTTATGTGGTGATTGAGATCCCAGCCAACGCTGATCCTATCAAGTATGAAGTCGATAAAGACAGCGGCGCCGTTTTCGTTGACCGTTTCATGGCAACGCCTATGTTCTACCCATGTAACTATGGTTATGTGAACCACACCTTGTCTTTGGATGGTGACCCTGTTGACGTGCTGGTTCCAACCCCATTCCCATTGGTGCCTGGCTCGGTGATCCGCTGCCGCCCTGTTGGCGTGCTGAAAATGACCGACGAGTCAGGTGAAGATGCCAAAGTGATCGCCGTACCGCACAGCAAGCTGACCAAAGAGTACGATCACGTGAAAGACGTGAACGACCTGCCTGAGCTGCTGAAAGCCCAAATCACGCACTTCTTCGAGCGCTATAAAGAGCTAGAAGCCGGCAAGTGGGTGAAAGTTGACGGTTGGGAAGATGCCCAAGCGGCGAAAGACGAAATCCTGTCTTCATTTGAGCGCGCAAAACAGTAA
- a CDS encoding translocation/assembly module TamB domain-containing protein, with protein sequence MSRWLVRLTFIALIGIFSLVGLVAAALFTPVGLQVGLWGAQKALPALSVDNAEGSLLTGFVLQGVRYDDAQLQLNAKQLNLVIQGKCLLTPALCIDQLAAEGVTLDMSLPASEEDTPSEDASTPAIQAPLPIHVNAFAFNEVAIQVAGQSVSWHQLQGGVHFVGDTLTLSPTDWQQLVVSLPSNTEPQENTDQAVGKPDSAEASPPWHYPGLELPTVALPLAIEVEQLHLQDARIETGTVQTLSSLSLAGSVRGSAVTIDSFSVTAPQGTASLAGDITLEGEYPLTLQTQLTNNLAPLQDQALSLSASGSLAALKLNASARGPVTATLEGEANLLAANLPFAVQLDSESLAWPLTGDTIAALRDLQFHADGDLSDYQLGLQTGVEGPEVPTTQLNLAGKGSLSALTLSQLEASTLGGKVAGRASVDWSSTPFWQAELGFANIQPQQQWPEITGDLTGAISHRGRLTAQGGWEVSVPTLVVHGELQKLPLAIAGTLNAHDRDGDGQPSVSTPGLTLSHGPNQVTAQGQVRDEWQMGLSVDIADLSQSLPMLTGVIRGDAKLSGPFAQPTAKLALHAKQLRWQDVRINQLTVDGNLAVKDRLGGDLTVSVLGGRYQTARLDNLDVTVRGDEAAHQLDLRWQGAPASGALRIEGALARETGWKGRLLDTSVNVDDLGDIVQQSVAPIALSFADMQTEIGEHCWQWQATSLCLSQPATVGAQGDVAAKIEGFEAAQIAAFLPPEWQLNTRANAAVHARWQPDASPDVQASIDIADGDVREQADTPLVIGWQHANLNARWYQDKLQGALALTLSEGGTLASAFTLSDLLAPSRSLTGEVTINDVQLAKLEPLLGSDQQADINGEVNANLRVEGPLTLPDVYGGLTIDALRVKGLASPVDVNDGQLALTLDGKQGKVEGELVTPDGVLALNGDGQWPSIDDWRFGLNVAGDTLRVNVPPMVRLDVAPDLTVSATPHDMTIRGDIRVPWGRIEVENLPESAITVSDDTVLLKENYVPENIEQSESVPFNLQTDVKLVLGEDVQLAAFGLKSRLAGELNIKNNQQGALIVGNVSLLDGTYRSFGQDLLIKKGEILFNGPADQPYLQVEAIRNPERIEGDVTAGIRLTGPADDPVATVFMDPAGSQANALSYLLRGRALDAGAGDANMTSMLIGLGLAQSGKLVGEIGQAFGVEDLTLDTSGAGDEQKVEVSGYILPDLEVKYGVGIFDAIGVFTVRYRLMQDLYLEAVSGVDQAVDLLYQFEIK encoded by the coding sequence ATGAGTCGCTGGTTGGTCAGGCTAACGTTTATTGCGTTAATTGGTATTTTTTCTTTGGTGGGGCTGGTGGCGGCCGCACTTTTTACCCCGGTGGGTTTGCAAGTGGGCCTGTGGGGCGCGCAGAAAGCTTTACCTGCGTTATCGGTTGATAATGCCGAAGGCAGCCTGCTGACCGGGTTTGTGCTGCAAGGGGTGCGCTATGATGATGCGCAGCTGCAACTGAATGCTAAACAGCTGAATCTTGTTATCCAAGGTAAGTGCTTACTGACGCCTGCGCTTTGTATTGACCAATTGGCCGCGGAGGGCGTCACGCTCGATATGAGTTTGCCCGCGAGTGAGGAGGATACACCGTCGGAAGACGCGTCCACGCCGGCTATCCAAGCGCCGTTGCCTATTCATGTCAATGCCTTTGCCTTTAACGAGGTGGCGATTCAGGTCGCTGGACAGTCGGTGAGTTGGCACCAACTGCAAGGGGGCGTGCATTTTGTTGGCGACACCTTAACCTTATCGCCGACCGATTGGCAGCAGTTGGTGGTGAGCCTGCCGAGCAACACTGAACCTCAAGAAAATACCGACCAAGCGGTCGGTAAACCGGATAGCGCGGAGGCAAGCCCGCCATGGCATTATCCAGGGCTGGAATTACCCACGGTGGCGCTGCCGCTGGCTATCGAGGTGGAGCAGCTCCATTTGCAAGATGCACGCATTGAGACGGGCACAGTGCAAACACTTTCATCGTTATCACTGGCGGGCAGCGTTCGAGGCAGTGCGGTAACCATTGATAGCTTCTCAGTGACGGCGCCCCAAGGCACGGCGAGCCTTGCGGGTGATATTACACTTGAGGGTGAGTACCCACTGACCTTACAAACCCAGCTGACCAACAACCTTGCCCCCCTACAAGACCAAGCTTTATCACTGTCGGCCTCGGGAAGCCTAGCCGCGCTTAAGCTAAATGCGAGCGCGCGCGGCCCGGTGACGGCGACGCTTGAGGGAGAGGCGAACCTGCTGGCGGCGAACTTACCTTTTGCGGTGCAATTGGATAGCGAGTCATTGGCGTGGCCGCTGACGGGGGACACGATCGCGGCATTACGCGACCTACAATTTCACGCCGATGGTGACTTGTCCGACTACCAGCTCGGTTTACAAACCGGTGTCGAGGGCCCTGAGGTGCCGACCACCCAACTGAATCTTGCCGGAAAAGGCAGTCTCTCGGCGCTGACCCTCTCGCAGTTGGAGGCCAGCACATTGGGTGGCAAGGTGGCCGGTCGTGCCAGCGTCGATTGGTCGAGTACGCCCTTTTGGCAAGCCGAGTTAGGGTTTGCCAACATTCAACCTCAGCAGCAATGGCCAGAGATAACGGGGGATTTAACCGGTGCAATCAGCCACCGTGGTCGCTTAACGGCCCAAGGCGGATGGGAGGTGTCTGTGCCCACGTTGGTGGTGCATGGCGAACTGCAAAAACTGCCGCTTGCGATTGCGGGTACCCTCAACGCACATGATCGTGATGGCGATGGTCAACCGAGCGTGTCGACACCAGGATTGACCCTGTCGCACGGCCCCAACCAAGTGACTGCGCAAGGGCAAGTGCGTGATGAGTGGCAAATGGGACTGTCGGTCGATATTGCCGATTTGTCGCAATCCTTGCCCATGCTCACTGGCGTGATCCGCGGTGATGCAAAACTGAGCGGACCGTTTGCGCAGCCAACGGCAAAACTGGCGCTTCATGCTAAGCAGTTGCGTTGGCAAGATGTGCGCATTAATCAGCTGACGGTAGACGGCAATCTTGCCGTGAAAGACCGCTTGGGTGGTGATTTGACGGTATCGGTATTGGGCGGGCGCTATCAAACCGCGCGCTTGGATAACCTCGATGTAACTGTGCGCGGTGATGAAGCGGCCCATCAGCTGGATTTGCGCTGGCAAGGGGCACCGGCTTCTGGCGCGTTACGTATTGAAGGCGCGCTAGCGAGAGAGACAGGCTGGAAAGGACGATTACTTGATACATCGGTGAACGTGGACGATCTTGGCGACATTGTGCAACAAAGTGTGGCACCGATTGCGCTCAGCTTCGCCGATATGCAAACCGAGATTGGCGAGCATTGTTGGCAGTGGCAAGCGACGTCTTTGTGCTTATCGCAACCGGCAACAGTCGGCGCGCAAGGGGACGTGGCTGCCAAGATTGAAGGCTTTGAAGCCGCTCAAATCGCTGCGTTCTTACCGCCGGAATGGCAGCTCAATACACGTGCCAATGCCGCGGTTCACGCACGCTGGCAGCCTGACGCCTCGCCGGATGTGCAAGCCTCGATTGATATCGCGGATGGCGATGTACGCGAGCAGGCCGATACGCCACTGGTGATTGGTTGGCAGCATGCCAATCTCAATGCGCGTTGGTATCAGGATAAATTGCAAGGCGCGCTGGCGCTGACCTTGTCCGAAGGGGGGACCCTCGCCTCGGCCTTTACCTTGAGCGATTTGTTGGCGCCAAGTCGCTCCTTGACGGGGGAGGTGACGATCAATGACGTTCAGCTGGCTAAACTCGAACCATTGCTGGGCAGCGACCAACAAGCGGATATCAATGGTGAAGTGAATGCTAACTTACGCGTAGAAGGTCCGCTGACGCTGCCTGATGTGTATGGCGGGCTGACGATTGATGCATTGCGAGTCAAAGGCTTGGCGTCACCTGTTGATGTGAATGATGGGCAGTTAGCGCTCACGTTGGATGGCAAGCAAGGCAAGGTAGAAGGCGAGTTGGTGACGCCGGATGGTGTGCTGGCACTAAACGGCGATGGGCAATGGCCTAGTATTGACGATTGGCGCTTTGGCTTAAATGTGGCGGGTGACACCTTGCGCGTCAATGTACCGCCGATGGTACGCCTCGACGTGGCACCTGACCTCACGGTATCGGCAACGCCGCATGATATGACTATTCGGGGCGACATTCGTGTGCCATGGGGGCGGATTGAAGTCGAAAATCTGCCCGAGTCTGCGATCACGGTGTCGGACGATACGGTACTGTTGAAAGAGAACTATGTGCCAGAGAACATTGAGCAAAGTGAGTCAGTGCCCTTTAACTTACAGACTGATGTGAAACTCGTACTGGGGGAAGATGTACAGTTAGCGGCGTTTGGACTGAAGTCTCGTTTGGCAGGCGAGCTTAATATTAAAAACAATCAGCAAGGCGCCTTGATTGTGGGGAATGTGAGCTTGCTTGATGGTACTTACCGCTCGTTTGGCCAAGACTTGCTGATTAAAAAGGGCGAGATATTATTTAATGGCCCCGCTGATCAGCCGTACTTGCAAGTGGAAGCGATTCGAAACCCTGAACGCATCGAAGGGGATGTAACAGCAGGGATCCGTTTAACCGGGCCCGCTGATGATCCGGTGGCGACTGTGTTTATGGATCCGGCTGGCTCGCAGGCCAATGCCCTGTCCTATTTGTTACGTGGCCGCGCGCTTGATGCCGGTGCTGGTGATGCCAATATGACCTCGATGCTGATTGGCTTGGGGTTAGCACAAAGTGGCAAGTTAGTAGGGGAGATTGGTCAGGCGTTTGGGGTCGAGGATCTGACACTCGATACCTCAGGCGCTGGCGATGAGCAAAAAGTAGAAGTATCGGGTTATATCCTGCCCGATCTAGAGGTGAAATACGGGGTAGGGATCTTTGATGCGATAGGGGTGTTTACGGTGCGCTACCGATTGATGCAAGACCTTTATCTCGAAGCGGTATCCGGGGTCGATCAAGCGGTGGATCTGCTCTATCAGTTTGAGATCAAATAA